One region of Anas acuta chromosome Z, bAnaAcu1.1, whole genome shotgun sequence genomic DNA includes:
- the LOC137848288 gene encoding uncharacterized protein yields MALRILLPLLLLAAALLLLPAEGVDNVASECCLKTSKKNIPSVWVKSYRIQGPETGCPLHAVVFTTKKEKKICSSLSSPAVQRLIRNLEEKQKNPPQKPRHLSFAQQEARKTSAPKLISDVDYTALKSEIEMLKSSLGFERETGKTLGIRVDQLLNENDELLNENNKLVAENDKLVAENDKLVAEYDELLNESEELMNENNRLVAENDKLVAENDKLVNENSHLKQLLERFIHLLNKARPSASVKKES; encoded by the exons ATGGCTCTGCGCATCCTCCTgccgctgctcctgctggccgctgccctcctgctcctcccggCTGAAG GTGTTGACAATGTGGCCTCAGAGTGCTGCCTGAAGACCAGCAAGAAAAACATCCCCAGCGTCTGGGTGAAGTCCTACAGGATCCAGGGCCCCGAGACGGGATGCCCGCTGCATGCCGTCGT GTTCACCActaagaaggagaagaaaatctgcTCCTCTCTCTCCAGCCCAGCCGTCCAGAGGCTGATCCGGAAtctggaggagaagcagaagaaccCCCCTCAGAAGCCTCGGCATTTGTCTTTTGCTCAGCAAGAAGCTAGGAAAACTTCTGCTCCTAAACTCATTTCTGATGTGGATTatacagctttgaaatcagagattGAGATGTTGAAGTCATCATTGGGCTTTGAAAGggagacaggaaaaacattaggaATCAGAGTGGATCAACTTTTGAATGAAAATGATGAACTTttgaatgaaaataacaaaCTTGTGgctgaaaatgataaacttgtggctgaaaatgataaacttgtGGCTGAATATGATGAACTTTTGAATGAAAGTGAGGAACTTATGAATGAGAATAACAGACTTGTGgctgaaaatgataaacttgtggctgaaaatgataaacttgtGAATGAGAACAGTCATCTTAAACAATTACTAGAGAGGTTTATTCACCTGTTAAATAAAGCACGGCCTTCTGCTTCAGTTAAAAAG GAATCCTGA
- the DCTN3 gene encoding dynactin subunit 3 has product MGRYREAEGDGGPGRPCGSPPPFKAPSSPPSTPPSASRPQQGGSYRPPLKAEPPSAVQISIERRRPPAGGLRAPKTPKLPPSPPIPIPRHKAAIKARPLPWQRHPPSNAPPWQPGRKRTCQKAEEKAEKMAAGTVALERLRWRLEELEQRLGGGACEPRKVADELVKVQVALSNIAGKRERVKILFKKIEDVIKYLDPQYIDRMAVPDTMKQQFILAEEQVIPYRADLLEQVKNLQPILDSASIQAVPDHAAKLQRLSQIQMQQQDQCKQFSDGVKALLEDYNKTTLLLSKQFVQWNEILMQLEAAKEAKPVAE; this is encoded by the exons ATGGGTCGATATCGGGAAGCTGAGGGCGATGGGGGGCCGGGGAGGCCCTGCGGCAGCCCCCCGCCCTTCAAAGCCCCATCTTCCCCCCCTTCCACGCCGCCGAGCGCCTCTCGCCCGCAGCAAGGAGGCAGCTATCGACCTCCCTTGAAGGCAGAGCCTCCCTCTGCAGTGCAAATCAGCATCGAGCGGCGCCGGCCTCCCGCAGGGGGGCTGCgagcccccaaaaccccaaagctccccccttccccccccatccccatcccccgCCATAAGGCCGCCATTAAGGCCCgcccgttgccatggcaacggcatcCCCCTAGCAACGCGCCGCCATGGCAACCGGGCCGGAAGCGGACGTGCCAGAAAGCGGAAGAGAAGGCCGAGAAGATGGCGGCGGGGACGGTGGCGCTGGAGCGGCTGCGGTGgcggctggaggagctggagcagcgCCTCGGCGGCGGCGCCTGCGAGCCTCGGAAG GTGGCGGACGAGCTGGTGAAGGTGCAGGTGGCGCTGAGCAACATCGCCGGCAAGAGGGAGCGCGTCAAGATCCTGTTCAAGAAAA tcGAAGATGTAATAAAATACCTTGACCCGCAGTACATTGACAGGATGGCTGTTCCAGACACCATGAAGCAGCAGTTCATCTTGGCAG AGGAGCAGGTCATTCCTTACCGAGCAGACCTCTTGGAGCAGGTGAAGAACCTCCAGCCCATCTTAGACAGTGCCTCCATCCAAG CGGTTCCTGACCACGCAGCAAAACTGCAGCGACTCTCCCAGATCCAGATGCAGCAGCAG GATCAGTGCAAGCAGTTTTCTGATGGTGTCAAGGCACTCCTCGAAGACTACAACAAAACG ACCCTGCTTCTGTCCAAGCAGTTTGTCCAGTGGAATGAGATACTGATGCAGCTGGAAGCAGCCAAGGAAGCGAAACCTGTGGCAGAGTGA
- the ARID3C gene encoding AT-rich interactive domain-containing protein 3C isoform X2, producing the protein MVGTPSLVAKAAPPAAPPRGSGPPGGLRLAAVMESLQRQQAARLARSPDGPARRPPAEPAPAPGPAPPPPAAPRRRPAPGPAPPPPATGQKEEEEEEKEEEEEEEEEEGEPRDPPPAPHHEWTYEEQFKQLYELDEDPKRKEFLDDLFSFMQKRGTPVNRIPIMAKQVLDLYTLYRLVTDKGGLVEVINKKIWREITKGLNLPTSITSAAFTLRTQYMKYLYPYECEKRALSSPGELQAAIDSNRREGRRQTFGAALFNYSPTGTPTLLGSPKMPLPALSISTHSCGQMGQAHGVKKEDGAVPAVPGRIAIPVGLAGHHLAAAQAAAAASQAAVLEQLREKLETGEPPEKKVALTAEEQQRLMQQALQHNLLAVASQFPMNIKVSNRDDRQETALNLSTNGISSINMSIEINGVVYTGVLFARRPAAPPAPGGGSTQSRLNPTATPNPPPPAPSHSHTPASAKP; encoded by the exons ATGGTGGGGACCCCCAGCCTGGTGGCCAAAGCCGCCCCG CCGGCCGCCCCACCGCGGGGGTCCGGGccgccgggggggctgcggctggcGGCGGTGATGGAGAGCCTGCAGCGGCAGCAGGCGGCCCGCCTGGCCCGCAGCCCCGACGGCCCGGCCCGACGACCCCCGGCCGAGCCCGCtccggcccccggccccgctccgccgccccccgccgccccccgccgccgcccggcccccggccccgctccgccgccccccgccaccgggcagaaggaggaggaggaggaggagaaagaggaggaggaggaagaggaggaggaggaaggggagccCCGGgacccgccgcccgccccgcatCACGAGTGGACCTACGAGGAGCAGTTCAAGCAG ctctACGAACTGGACGAGGACCCGAAACGCAAGGAGTTCCTGGACGACCTCTTCAGCTTCATGCAGAAGAGAG GGACGCCCGTGAACCGCATCCCCATCATGGCCAAGCAAGTGCTGGACCTCTACACGCTGTACCGGCTGGTGACGGACAAGGGCGGGCTGGTGGAAGTCATCAACAAGAAGATCTGGCGGGAGATCACCAAGGGCCTCAACCTACCTACCTCCATCACCAGCGCTGCCTTCACCCTCCGCACACA ATACATGAAGTACCTGTACCCCTACGAATGCGAGAAGAGGGCGCTCAGCTCgcccggggagctgcaggctgccatcgACAGCAACCGGCGGGAGGGACGGAGGCAGACATTCGGCGCCGCGCTCTTCAATTACTCGCCCACCGGCACCCCGACCCTGCTGGGCTCCCCAAAAATGCCCCTGCCGGCCCTCAGCATCTCCACGCACAGCTGCGGCCAGATGGGCCAAGCACACGGCGTGAAGAAAG AGGACGGCGCGGTGCCGGCGGTGCCGGGGCGCATCGCCATCCCGGTGGGGCTGGCAGGACATCACCTCGCCGCAGCACAGGCGGCAGCAGCGGCCTCGCAGGCGgcggtgctggagcagctgcgGGAGAAGCTGGAGACGGGGGAGCCCCCGGAGAAGAAGGTGGCCCTGACGGCGGAGGAGCAGCAGCGGCTGatgcagcaggctctgcagcacaaCCTCCTGGCCGTGGCCTCACAGTTTCCCATGAACATCAAGGTCTCCAACCGAG ATGACAGACAGGAGACCGCATTGAACCTGTCCACCAACGGCATTAGCAGTATCAACATGTCAATAGAAATAAATGGAGTTGTCTACACAG GCGTCCTGTTTGCCCGCCGGCCCGCAGCCCCGCCGGCCCCCGGTGGAGGGAGCACCCAGAGCCGGCTGAACCCCACGGCCACCCCGAacccgccgccgccggccccctCGCACAGCCACACTCCTGCCAGCGCCAAGCCGTAG
- the ARID3C gene encoding AT-rich interactive domain-containing protein 3C isoform X1: MVGTPSLVAKAAPPAAPPRGSGPPGGLRLAAVMESLQRQQAARLARSPDGPARRPPAEPAPAPGPAPPPPAAPRRRPAPGPAPPPPATGQKEEEEEEKEEEEEEEEEEGEPRDPPPAPHHEWTYEEQFKQLYELDEDPKRKEFLDDLFSFMQKRGKGTPVNRIPIMAKQVLDLYTLYRLVTDKGGLVEVINKKIWREITKGLNLPTSITSAAFTLRTQYMKYLYPYECEKRALSSPGELQAAIDSNRREGRRQTFGAALFNYSPTGTPTLLGSPKMPLPALSISTHSCGQMGQAHGVKKEDGAVPAVPGRIAIPVGLAGHHLAAAQAAAAASQAAVLEQLREKLETGEPPEKKVALTAEEQQRLMQQALQHNLLAVASQFPMNIKVSNRDDRQETALNLSTNGISSINMSIEINGVVYTGVLFARRPAAPPAPGGGSTQSRLNPTATPNPPPPAPSHSHTPASAKP; the protein is encoded by the exons ATGGTGGGGACCCCCAGCCTGGTGGCCAAAGCCGCCCCG CCGGCCGCCCCACCGCGGGGGTCCGGGccgccgggggggctgcggctggcGGCGGTGATGGAGAGCCTGCAGCGGCAGCAGGCGGCCCGCCTGGCCCGCAGCCCCGACGGCCCGGCCCGACGACCCCCGGCCGAGCCCGCtccggcccccggccccgctccgccgccccccgccgccccccgccgccgcccggcccccggccccgctccgccgccccccgccaccgggcagaaggaggaggaggaggaggagaaagaggaggaggaggaagaggaggaggaggaaggggagccCCGGgacccgccgcccgccccgcatCACGAGTGGACCTACGAGGAGCAGTTCAAGCAG ctctACGAACTGGACGAGGACCCGAAACGCAAGGAGTTCCTGGACGACCTCTTCAGCTTCATGCAGAAGAGAGGTAAAG GGACGCCCGTGAACCGCATCCCCATCATGGCCAAGCAAGTGCTGGACCTCTACACGCTGTACCGGCTGGTGACGGACAAGGGCGGGCTGGTGGAAGTCATCAACAAGAAGATCTGGCGGGAGATCACCAAGGGCCTCAACCTACCTACCTCCATCACCAGCGCTGCCTTCACCCTCCGCACACA ATACATGAAGTACCTGTACCCCTACGAATGCGAGAAGAGGGCGCTCAGCTCgcccggggagctgcaggctgccatcgACAGCAACCGGCGGGAGGGACGGAGGCAGACATTCGGCGCCGCGCTCTTCAATTACTCGCCCACCGGCACCCCGACCCTGCTGGGCTCCCCAAAAATGCCCCTGCCGGCCCTCAGCATCTCCACGCACAGCTGCGGCCAGATGGGCCAAGCACACGGCGTGAAGAAAG AGGACGGCGCGGTGCCGGCGGTGCCGGGGCGCATCGCCATCCCGGTGGGGCTGGCAGGACATCACCTCGCCGCAGCACAGGCGGCAGCAGCGGCCTCGCAGGCGgcggtgctggagcagctgcgGGAGAAGCTGGAGACGGGGGAGCCCCCGGAGAAGAAGGTGGCCCTGACGGCGGAGGAGCAGCAGCGGCTGatgcagcaggctctgcagcacaaCCTCCTGGCCGTGGCCTCACAGTTTCCCATGAACATCAAGGTCTCCAACCGAG ATGACAGACAGGAGACCGCATTGAACCTGTCCACCAACGGCATTAGCAGTATCAACATGTCAATAGAAATAAATGGAGTTGTCTACACAG GCGTCCTGTTTGCCCGCCGGCCCGCAGCCCCGCCGGCCCCCGGTGGAGGGAGCACCCAGAGCCGGCTGAACCCCACGGCCACCCCGAacccgccgccgccggccccctCGCACAGCCACACTCCTGCCAGCGCCAAGCCGTAG
- the ARID3C gene encoding AT-rich interactive domain-containing protein 3C isoform X3 → MESLQRQQAARLARSPDGPARRPPAEPAPAPGPAPPPPAAPRRRPAPGPAPPPPATGQKEEEEEEKEEEEEEEEEEGEPRDPPPAPHHEWTYEEQFKQLYELDEDPKRKEFLDDLFSFMQKRGKGTPVNRIPIMAKQVLDLYTLYRLVTDKGGLVEVINKKIWREITKGLNLPTSITSAAFTLRTQYMKYLYPYECEKRALSSPGELQAAIDSNRREGRRQTFGAALFNYSPTGTPTLLGSPKMPLPALSISTHSCGQMGQAHGVKKEDGAVPAVPGRIAIPVGLAGHHLAAAQAAAAASQAAVLEQLREKLETGEPPEKKVALTAEEQQRLMQQALQHNLLAVASQFPMNIKVSNRDDRQETALNLSTNGISSINMSIEINGVVYTGVLFARRPAAPPAPGGGSTQSRLNPTATPNPPPPAPSHSHTPASAKP, encoded by the exons ATGGAGAGCCTGCAGCGGCAGCAGGCGGCCCGCCTGGCCCGCAGCCCCGACGGCCCGGCCCGACGACCCCCGGCCGAGCCCGCtccggcccccggccccgctccgccgccccccgccgccccccgccgccgcccggcccccggccccgctccgccgccccccgccaccgggcagaaggaggaggaggaggaggagaaagaggaggaggaggaagaggaggaggaggaaggggagccCCGGgacccgccgcccgccccgcatCACGAGTGGACCTACGAGGAGCAGTTCAAGCAG ctctACGAACTGGACGAGGACCCGAAACGCAAGGAGTTCCTGGACGACCTCTTCAGCTTCATGCAGAAGAGAGGTAAAG GGACGCCCGTGAACCGCATCCCCATCATGGCCAAGCAAGTGCTGGACCTCTACACGCTGTACCGGCTGGTGACGGACAAGGGCGGGCTGGTGGAAGTCATCAACAAGAAGATCTGGCGGGAGATCACCAAGGGCCTCAACCTACCTACCTCCATCACCAGCGCTGCCTTCACCCTCCGCACACA ATACATGAAGTACCTGTACCCCTACGAATGCGAGAAGAGGGCGCTCAGCTCgcccggggagctgcaggctgccatcgACAGCAACCGGCGGGAGGGACGGAGGCAGACATTCGGCGCCGCGCTCTTCAATTACTCGCCCACCGGCACCCCGACCCTGCTGGGCTCCCCAAAAATGCCCCTGCCGGCCCTCAGCATCTCCACGCACAGCTGCGGCCAGATGGGCCAAGCACACGGCGTGAAGAAAG AGGACGGCGCGGTGCCGGCGGTGCCGGGGCGCATCGCCATCCCGGTGGGGCTGGCAGGACATCACCTCGCCGCAGCACAGGCGGCAGCAGCGGCCTCGCAGGCGgcggtgctggagcagctgcgGGAGAAGCTGGAGACGGGGGAGCCCCCGGAGAAGAAGGTGGCCCTGACGGCGGAGGAGCAGCAGCGGCTGatgcagcaggctctgcagcacaaCCTCCTGGCCGTGGCCTCACAGTTTCCCATGAACATCAAGGTCTCCAACCGAG ATGACAGACAGGAGACCGCATTGAACCTGTCCACCAACGGCATTAGCAGTATCAACATGTCAATAGAAATAAATGGAGTTGTCTACACAG GCGTCCTGTTTGCCCGCCGGCCCGCAGCCCCGCCGGCCCCCGGTGGAGGGAGCACCCAGAGCCGGCTGAACCCCACGGCCACCCCGAacccgccgccgccggccccctCGCACAGCCACACTCCTGCCAGCGCCAAGCCGTAG